Proteins co-encoded in one Desulfitobacterium hafniense DCB-2 genomic window:
- a CDS encoding molybdopterin-dependent oxidoreductase: MKKVSMGLSFKGPKITRRMFLKGVGAVTVTSSLGIAGALSSGSPALKAADEATVKYVHSCCTVNCTSRCHLKGHVQGGKIVAVTPGLLPGRDDYPNACLRGMSYAQRLQDPKERVLYPMKRVGERGEGKFEQITWDEAYDIIAEKLTETKENYGTQAASFFTMSGNLAKLAWESTTRLGACFGGTTYITEGLMGDHGASMGMRLVFGQERGGHDTRDYLNSKLVIIWGRNLADTHTSELRYIIKARENGAKIIVIDPRQSSTAAVADQWVPIRPQTDPALALGMINYLISHNLHDTAWLKANSCAPLLVRNDNGQYLRLGEQYAVWDENSRTIVPADTPNINPALAGEYTSAEGLKCHPSFVDLVDEAAKYTIKATAEICGLEEAVVEQLAHEYATMKPAGIRMGQGMQRVYHSFSPFRTVATLAAVAGYIGVSGGGASHMGGTSSINPIPGVTVPDFNFKEWTDIGGKPITERKSAHIYDMAEKGEIKFLWIGVSNFVNQSPDANRVINKVLPNIPFIVHVDPFWTWTGKYADLVLPGKTHWEVWDILVRSPWVMLDQPAIPTMGESKSDCEIASGVAERLGFGHLWNKTDEEWVRTFMTSEHPAFASFNWDKFVGEGIFTRSDGIFDPVYSFKDQKYKTPTGKFEFYTERLKELGEHVPTYKPMLENPRGELGKKFPLVCINYHDRLNVHTQHMLYPALRIVQSEPEIQINPVDAAARGITHGDKVKVFNDRGHCVVKAFVTEGIVPGVTAIASGWSPDYYIEGNLQNLTHLTLNPVEEAISQTNSAFYDVLVEVQKV; this comes from the coding sequence ATGAAAAAAGTTTCAATGGGTTTATCCTTTAAAGGCCCCAAGATTACCCGGCGGATGTTCCTCAAAGGGGTAGGGGCAGTTACAGTGACGAGCTCCCTGGGCATAGCCGGTGCTTTGAGCTCCGGCTCGCCGGCATTGAAGGCCGCGGATGAGGCAACGGTCAAATACGTTCACAGCTGCTGCACTGTTAACTGTACCTCACGCTGTCATCTGAAGGGACATGTGCAAGGCGGCAAAATCGTCGCCGTCACCCCTGGGCTCTTGCCGGGGCGGGATGATTATCCCAATGCCTGTCTGCGTGGAATGAGTTATGCCCAACGCCTGCAGGACCCTAAGGAGCGTGTACTCTATCCCATGAAAAGAGTGGGAGAGCGGGGAGAAGGGAAGTTCGAACAGATTACCTGGGATGAGGCTTATGATATCATCGCTGAAAAGCTTACCGAGACCAAAGAAAACTATGGAACACAAGCGGCATCCTTTTTTACCATGTCAGGGAATCTGGCCAAGCTGGCCTGGGAATCCACCACCCGTTTAGGTGCATGTTTCGGCGGCACGACGTACATCACAGAAGGGCTGATGGGGGACCACGGCGCCAGTATGGGCATGAGGCTGGTCTTCGGTCAGGAGCGTGGCGGCCATGATACCCGGGACTATCTGAACTCCAAACTGGTGATCATCTGGGGCCGCAATCTTGCCGATACCCATACCAGCGAATTGCGTTACATCATTAAGGCCAGGGAAAACGGCGCCAAAATCATCGTTATCGATCCCCGCCAATCCAGCACTGCAGCGGTCGCCGACCAATGGGTCCCCATCCGGCCTCAGACTGATCCGGCCCTGGCTCTGGGCATGATCAACTACCTCATCTCCCACAATCTGCATGACACAGCCTGGCTTAAAGCCAATAGCTGCGCCCCTTTGCTTGTGCGCAACGACAATGGCCAATATCTGCGCCTGGGTGAGCAATATGCTGTTTGGGACGAAAACTCCCGGACCATTGTCCCTGCGGATACCCCCAATATAAATCCTGCCCTTGCCGGGGAATATACCTCTGCCGAGGGCCTGAAATGCCATCCCTCCTTTGTCGATTTGGTTGACGAAGCTGCCAAGTATACCATTAAAGCCACGGCTGAAATCTGCGGGCTGGAAGAAGCGGTTGTGGAGCAACTGGCCCATGAGTACGCGACCATGAAGCCGGCCGGTATCCGCATGGGTCAAGGGATGCAGCGGGTGTATCATTCTTTTTCACCCTTCCGGACAGTGGCCACTTTGGCAGCCGTAGCCGGTTATATCGGTGTTTCCGGGGGCGGAGCTTCCCATATGGGCGGAACCTCTTCCATCAACCCTATTCCCGGTGTTACCGTACCTGATTTCAATTTTAAGGAATGGACCGATATTGGCGGCAAACCGATTACCGAGAGAAAAAGTGCCCATATCTATGATATGGCTGAAAAAGGGGAAATCAAATTCCTTTGGATTGGGGTCTCCAACTTTGTCAATCAATCTCCGGATGCCAATCGCGTGATCAATAAGGTTCTGCCGAACATTCCCTTTATCGTTCATGTGGATCCCTTCTGGACCTGGACAGGCAAATATGCCGATCTGGTTCTGCCGGGCAAAACCCATTGGGAAGTTTGGGACATTCTAGTGCGCTCTCCCTGGGTTATGCTCGATCAGCCCGCTATCCCCACCATGGGCGAGAGCAAATCCGATTGCGAAATTGCTTCCGGTGTCGCCGAAAGACTGGGTTTCGGGCATCTCTGGAATAAAACCGATGAGGAATGGGTGCGTACTTTTATGACTTCCGAGCATCCTGCCTTCGCTTCCTTTAATTGGGATAAATTCGTGGGAGAAGGGATTTTCACCCGCTCTGACGGTATCTTTGACCCTGTCTATTCCTTCAAGGATCAAAAGTATAAGACCCCAACCGGCAAATTCGAATTTTACACGGAAAGACTCAAAGAGCTGGGTGAGCATGTTCCGACCTATAAGCCCATGCTGGAGAATCCCCGGGGAGAACTTGGCAAAAAGTTCCCCTTGGTGTGTATCAATTATCATGACCGCCTGAATGTCCACACTCAGCACATGCTTTACCCCGCCTTGCGCATCGTGCAATCAGAGCCGGAAATTCAGATCAATCCGGTGGATGCCGCAGCCAGGGGCATCACCCATGGGGATAAGGTCAAAGTCTTCAACGATCGGGGCCATTGCGTGGTCAAAGCCTTTGTGACGGAAGGCATTGTGCCCGGAGTTACTGCCATAGCCAGCGGTTGGTCGCCGGATTACTATATTGAAGGGAATCTGCAAAACTTAACCCACTTAACCCTTAATCCGGTTGAAGAAGCCATCAGTCAGACCAATTCAGCTTTTTATGATGTTCTGGTGGAAGTGCAAAAAGTATAA
- a CDS encoding 4Fe-4S dicluster domain-containing protein gives MSNKQYGMLIDTTRCVGCQTCVIGCKINHKVPGDAHWSSVEMIGSRIMYQPAGNYPNPVLAFRPRLCNHCADPACVKNCPTGAMHKDDNGLVSVNQDVCIGCKYCVWTCPYDAPEFDTEKKVMSKCTFCMELIAKGEKPYCVESCPGEARIFGVISDPDSEISRLIAAKHAQPFLPKFGTGPSVYYV, from the coding sequence ATGTCCAATAAACAATACGGAATGTTGATTGACACCACAAGATGCGTAGGCTGCCAAACTTGTGTCATCGGCTGTAAAATCAATCATAAAGTCCCGGGAGACGCTCATTGGAGCAGTGTGGAGATGATCGGCAGCCGGATCATGTATCAGCCGGCCGGAAACTATCCGAATCCGGTGCTGGCCTTCCGGCCCCGGCTGTGCAATCATTGTGCAGATCCGGCCTGCGTTAAGAATTGTCCGACAGGAGCGATGCACAAGGACGATAACGGGCTGGTTTCAGTCAATCAGGATGTCTGCATCGGCTGTAAATATTGTGTCTGGACTTGTCCCTACGATGCCCCGGAATTTGATACAGAGAAAAAAGTGATGAGCAAATGCACCTTTTGCATGGAACTCATTGCCAAGGGTGAAAAACCCTATTGTGTGGAATCCTGTCCCGGGGAGGCGCGGATCTTCGGGGTGATCAGCGATCCGGACAGTGAGATTTCCCGTCTTATCGCCGCCAAACACGCCCAGCCCTTTTTGCCCAAATTCGGAACCGGGCCGTCCGTTTATTATGTGTAG